A segment of the Corylus avellana chromosome ca2, CavTom2PMs-1.0 genome:
ttatgtttGGGATTGGGGGCAGTGGACATTTAGATCCGCAATATGGGCTATTTTGGGTAGACATGAACTAGGTACAAGGATATGACACGATATGGACTTCTCAACTTTGGAACTTTGCAAAGAGGATTCGGGCATGGTGAGAGTGCTGCAATGTTCATATACATACATAAATCGTTGATGTGAAAGAATGAAAATCCTTTGATTTGGGTTGTTGTTGTATTTGTATGtgcatttttttgtgtgtgagtATTTGTATATATTTCTAAGAAATAGTCTCAGAGGTTTGAAACCGACATAATGATTGTCCCttcatttgacttttttatgtttaatttgaaaagacTCATATCCAAAGTgctcattttatatatttaaagcTTGTTGGTGAATTTTTCTAATCAAAGAACTTGTAGGATTAGGGAGATATCCTTAGTGCTATTTGATGGGCAAAGAATGAATTGTTGACAATGATGTTACCACTGCCTCAACGATTTTCTCTATCATATCTGTTTGTTGTTTTCTGCTAAATTAGTTGATGGAGAAATTGGCTTTTTTGGCTAACAATAAATCTATTAAGTTGAAAATTCTATTCACTTTAATTTGGAATTGTTGCCGTGTTCTCTGTTTTGGATTATAGTTTTGTTGTTAAAGTAactcttatttattatttatttctttcatacATTTTGCTTCATGGGAATCTTCATTTTTCTACCTTTGGTATGGTCTCCCAGAATTAATTATTCCCTATTAATTGTTGAGTTattccttacttttttttttttgataaataaaatgaaaattcaaaagtGTCTTTCATGCTATTTGTGAAGTATTGTTTGGTTGGGAACCTGTTGCGCTTTGTCTTGCCATGATTTGCTGTATCAATTATGGTCTGAAATTCCTCTATGATGTGATACATGACGGATAGTGTTCTTTTTCTATTGCGTTTTTTCATGTTTTAGTAGCAACTGTTTGTCCAACTATGTGGTTATTATATTAGACACGCTTGTAGTTTTTAAGTGAGTTTTCTTGTCTAATATATGCTCTTCTTCTCCGTGCAGTTACATATGGAATTGATGAGTCATACAAGTTATCAGTTCTTACATCTGGGAAGCTTTCTTTGTAATCCTTTTTTTGCTGCTTAGCTACATATGGAGTTTAATTTCTCAATGAACATTGTTGTTGATGTATGCCTTCTTTGGTACTTGCTTAAAAACTTGACAATTATGTAGTTTTCTTAGGCAATTTTTGAGACTTCTTCACTTGTAATTAACTCTGTTTCAGaccttttaacatatttaattagaaaatgaGTTCTTAAGTAAGCTTTAACATATTGTTATGTTTAGATCATTCATACCAAActatttaaaacattaatcggccaaaaagaaaagcatttgatgTTGACGATGACGATCATCAGCAACACTGATGTGTGGGTCATCAACGACGACATCTTGTCGTCGCTAATGTGTGCGTCATCAGCGACAacaaatgtcgtcgctgatgtgtGCTTCGTCAGCGACGGCAATGTCGACGCTGATGTGTGcatcatcagcgacgacatcgACTTTAAAAAGGCATTTTCAGCGACAAACTTTGATAGTTATTAGTGACAACATTTGTCGTCGCTGAAAATTATTAACAGCGACGACATGGAAGGTCCTCACTGTTTAGTCTTTAACGACGGATTACTTTCAATGACTGGAAGCGACGACCATAGTTGTTGCTAGTGACCATCAGCGACGACATGTGGGTCTTTAGCGACGACGCAGGGTCGTCGCTAAAGACCCATTTTCCTGTAGTGTTGCTAGCACTCTTATTTCTCATCAAACCCTTCTCCATATATAGTTGAGCCGTGAGCCTCCATTTTCACACTCACTTCCCTTCCGCTCTTCATGTGAATCACGGGTCTAAGCAGCTGGATTGTGAGCCCCTCATCCTCACGCCTAGCTCATCTTCACACGAATCACACCCTCTCTTTCTCACGTGTTGTGTTTGAGGGTGGGTTTTGGATCAAAGCTTGGTTCTCCACCATTTTCGAGCTATGGGTAGTTATTTTCAACCATAGAACTTCCATTTCATCAAAAAATTTGAGGTAATTTTGTAATTGTTAGTTCTTATGTTGACTTAATTAATTCAATTCTAAAAtacagaggctactgttcacaggctcaaacattgatataaaatgctcaaaatccaatctccaccgttcataatgtagattcatgtgtcatgaatgtCCTTGTAAAATTTCAGCTAAATCGAACCACATACGcacatcgatcggagctgttgatcaagactggatagcatttccagaatgttgTTTTCTCCCCACTGCAGGCCATGTCTGAACACGGTGATATGCTGTCCGGGCAGGCTTtccagaaactctatttttgcttcGCAAGGCGCTATCCAGACAGCCTATTAACCTATCTgaacaccccgtacctattatccCAAAAAACATGGTTTTAGTGCgcctaggtctagggtttgatgtattgatatatatacatcattataggatagagaggcacgaattttagaaccctagaattcgtgtgaggctgtgcttgagtgattattttgttgtgagccaagttgattcctcttagaggatttttattagttttgattgtgtgctttgaagtctatcggaaaggtccgataaaggagaatcacgttgaagaagattgtgaacGAAGAAACAAGTTgaaggcttgtcgatcttacagagccaaggttttgcaaagggttgtaaatgtttctagtgtctgtaatctctggataatcttttgatagtgatttcctgggtttggctgccccggagaggttttacttttagaacgttttctaaaaggttttctcttcgtcaccaaaatctttgtgtttgattttacttgtttttggtgattgtttgcaaTATCCATTAATTTcacataaaattgtgatattttccCCATTAACCGTTTTTCAGTAATCCCTAGATTTTTCCTTAAACTTAattggttaattaattttgagtgTGAAGCTAAGCTCTTAATTTCATGTTGTTAAAATTCTAGAactttttacaaaaatattgttaaaattatattacaatgaaaaagaggctagtatatataaacttatttgCCATCCATTCTTTCCTTGGCCTTCCTTGTACAAAGTCTAGCCATGAACCTCCGACAACTTAATTTCCTTCCAATCTGTTGATCAATTCCTCAATCTGCATCTTTCACTAAAAAAGTCTATGTTTATATGGCTGAAAAAGAAATCTAGACTTGCATGTTGAGAGGAATGTATCAACCCAAAGTTTAAGATGTAACAAAACAAATGAAGTAATTGGGATACTAGCCCAAGCAACTACAACAACTGGAGCCCATGCCCTTGTGCTTGTATACACCAAAAAGAAAGTTGCACTGAAGGCTACCATCATGCCCGCCATGGAAATGAAGAGTGTGGCAAGTCCCAACATCAACTTTGTAGGTAATGACTTTAAGAAATCATCTTCTGTGTAACGAGATGTGAGAATTgacaagaaaattatttttgaagtcCAAGAGGAACACAGTGCTATTACATCTGATATGAAGAATACAATAAACCAGTTACTTCTCAAAAGAATAGGAGTTCATATATCTTGATTATTGCCACCTGGTATAGTGAAGGCTGCAGCAAAAATCACAGTGGCAATCAATGTTGTCATGAGCATGCAATAGTTTGCTATATCTTTCATCCATTTTTCACCTTCTTTCTGTAAATCTCTATGTTCCATTGTAAATATTTCCTTAGGTGTTTGGCCTTTTGAATTCTCTCTGTTCACGTATGTGTGTGGCACAATCTTTAATTTCTATCTCCTACAATTGACCAAGTATAATTAATTGATAGGTAATGGTTGAACCATTATATATgcaactagaagaaaaaaaaaaattaaataatattgtcaTTCACCTTAAACCACAACAACTTGCGTTGCATTTGAAGGGCTGCTCCTGATACAATATTTAGTCGATCTGAAGGAACTAATTTTCCAACTAAATGCAACATGTTCTCTTTGTCATCTTCAATAACATAGGATGCAAGGCTATCCTTGCTAGCACCTATTTCATATATTAGATTAAACACAGTCTCTTGTCGATATAATATAGCAAAGTGAAATatactcattttatttttgtcttgttgCCATATAAGGTCAGGATAAGAGTGGGTAAGTATAATTAGAAATTCAACATTTCCAACTTTTGcagcttcaaaaattaaagcgaTATTGCTGTGAACCAAGTTTGATGAAAGATCCTTTGTCCGAAGTTTTTCAACTGGTTCATGGGCTAATGTCTTCATGAAAGCTTTGTTACAAATCTAACCCCTTTGAACCCTGTGGTTTAAAAAAGAATCTATTCAGAAATAAGAAATGGTTTGGTAATAAGGAAATATTAAATCTATACAATTATTTTACCAATATCtgtaataagaaaatatattgaaagctttataaaataaaaatacaaagatAACTAAAGCATTAGATGCGGCTACTTGTGTTCTAATTACTGACTTCTTAAGATAAGTTTTGTCTTTGCATAACCCAAGCACTTTAAATCTCTTCTATCTTTTGAATTTAAGTAAAAGGAAATGCTAGCTTTTGCCTAAATAGGAAAACACTACTCCCCACCTTTTATCTTGTGTGTGTATAAAATTAAGAAACGGTTACAAGTATTACAATAGATTGAGACATATAATTGATAGAAAATAACTAAATTATCTCATAGAATTCTCCATAGTTTAGAAGTAGATATAATCTAAagatttaatcaaatcaaataaaagcaTTTCTCCATGCCAAGGTAATTAATTTGTGTAAAATTGTCATCAAGTTGTGGTGAATGTAATAAAAGAACTATTGAGAAATATCGTATGTCTCTTTTCAATTAAGGAATTAAGTTTGGGTTGGAGGCAAACTAACAAGAGTGTAAGAGATTTTTCCACAATGATAGCTGACTTTCGCTGCCAATTGAGAAATGTTTCCTCGCCAACATTTCCATCGCTACCCGCCGGCATTCAGTGCTGGCATTTGCTATGTTAGGATTCCTTTCCAGAATTTTCAATGCTATATCTATCCATAAAAAGGGCAAATTAAGTGGATTATTGTCCAAAGGTTGGTTAAGAAATGCTTATAATATGGTCGCTATAATTCCATCCAACTTGTTTAACTGCCTCAAATTCCTCAAACAAAAGTTATAGTAAGATGTTGGGCTTACCATACATATCATTGTAAATAGTAACATGAAGGAGCTCGATGCGTTTTTCTTCAATCAATTTTTCAAGAGGAGTCTCAGAAAACAGATAGGAGACCATGCTTGTATGTCCTAGATAAGTTGCAACAATGAGTGGTGCGTTTGCCATGTCACAAGTTTTCAATAGCAATTCATTGTTGATTTTCACCAGCTGCATAGCAATTCTGACGTTTCCTGATTGAGCAGCCGAGTGGAGGACCGTAAATCCATAATTGGTTTTCAATTCCATGTCCTCCGGCTGAATCAGCTCCATCAATTTCAACAATTCTTCTACAAAAGCGGTGTGTCCTGCAGTCGCAGCAATGTGAAGTGTTGTCGCTTCCTCTTTCGTAATGCGAGCTCGAAGACAGTCTGACTTATTCTTAAGAAAAGGGTTAGCAGCCGCCCAATCACCTTTTAAGGCAACTCGAAGGAGGAGAGCACACTGTCTGTGTTCttctagattttcttttttaaaagaaaaaaagaaacaaaaaaagagcaaacgtattaattaattaaaaaagttttggTGCAAAATCAGGACACTTGGATGAAGAtgtttaggcttttgggctagcattgtgttcaactatatatgttaatgtACTCTTGGCAAAAACTGCATAACTACTTTATCTCCTAACAATGTTGGAATAA
Coding sequences within it:
- the LOC132169299 gene encoding uncharacterized protein LOC132169299, encoding MANQVVEAISKKLDQINNCPVNGNYIDIANEQVNAAFSRPENLEEHRQCALLLRVALKGDWAAANPFLKNKSDCLRARITKEEATTLHIAATAGHTAFVEELLKLMELIQPEDMELKTNYGFTVLHSAAQSGNVRIAMQLVKINNELLLKTCDMANAPLIVATYLGHTSMVSYLFSETPLEKLIEEKRIELLHVTIYNDMYDIALKILERNPNIANASTECRRVAMEMLARKHFSIGSESASKDSLASYVIEDDKENMLHLVGKLVPSDRLNIVSGAALQMQRKLLWFKPSLYQVAIIKIYELLFF